A DNA window from Niabella yanshanensis contains the following coding sequences:
- a CDS encoding glycosyltransferase family 2 protein — MMTGKRRKTRVSLIISTYNWPDALMLCLQSVLSQSVLPDEVIIADDGSGMSTSSVIKAFEQDFERTVKHVWQEDKGFRKSLILNKAIKEATGEYIVQIDGDVILDRNFIADHLFVAEEGCFVRGSRGMLTPEKTRQILLAKSIDIHCWSPGIRNRNNVLRSQFFARLIARKSLSSKSVRGSNLAFRKKDFELVNGYDNDLTGWGHEDEELATRFVNSGIYKKVVKLAAVQYHLHHKEASKNNEPIHADAVLKKRMECAVFCINGFQQI, encoded by the coding sequence ATGATGACTGGCAAAAGAAGGAAAACTCGCGTATCTCTCATTATCTCTACTTACAATTGGCCGGACGCACTGATGCTTTGCCTGCAAAGTGTTCTTAGTCAATCTGTGTTGCCCGATGAGGTGATCATTGCTGATGATGGTTCAGGTATGTCTACTAGTTCGGTTATAAAAGCATTTGAGCAGGATTTCGAAAGAACTGTTAAGCATGTATGGCAGGAAGATAAGGGCTTCAGAAAATCACTTATTTTAAATAAAGCCATAAAGGAAGCAACTGGCGAATATATTGTACAAATAGATGGTGACGTGATATTGGATAGAAATTTTATAGCAGACCATCTGTTTGTGGCCGAAGAGGGCTGTTTCGTAAGAGGATCAAGAGGAATGTTGACGCCGGAAAAGACAAGGCAAATCCTCTTGGCAAAAAGCATTGATATTCATTGTTGGTCGCCTGGTATTCGTAATCGCAATAATGTTTTGCGTAGTCAGTTTTTTGCTAGGCTTATTGCTCGTAAAAGTCTTTCCTCGAAATCTGTTAGAGGAAGTAATCTGGCTTTTAGAAAAAAGGATTTTGAACTAGTGAACGGATATGATAATGATTTAACGGGTTGGGGCCACGAGGACGAAGAGCTTGCTACCCGCTTTGTTAACAGCGGAATTTATAAAAAGGTAGTTAAACTGGCGGCAGTACAATATCACCTACATCATAAGGAGGCCTCTAAGAATAACGAGCCGATACATGCAGATGCGGTACTGAAAAAAAGAATGGAATGTGCTGTGTTTTGTATTAATGGGTTTCAGCAAATTTAA
- a CDS encoding glycosyltransferase family 2 protein, whose protein sequence is MTSKKKKIDISLVVSTYNWPSALRLCLMSILEQTMMPREVIIADDGSELETTVLLEEFKNKFPIPLVHVWQKDNGFQLARIRNKAMAKAKGEYIVQIDGDLILHKSFVRDHFKFRKEKSFVTGSRVMLSKELSERLLANQIIKVSLFSKGVSNFFNGVRMPFIARRMERYRNRDVMYVRGCNMAFWKRDIFAVNGYNESFVGWGREDNDIAVRLNNAGLKKRAMKHAGIVFHIFHTIKSRADLEENDILLKQAIENGIILSPKGLDQYL, encoded by the coding sequence ATGACTTCAAAGAAAAAAAAAATAGATATATCGCTTGTTGTATCTACCTATAATTGGCCTTCAGCGCTGCGATTGTGTTTAATGAGTATTCTTGAGCAAACAATGATGCCTCGTGAGGTTATTATAGCTGATGATGGTTCAGAGCTCGAAACTACAGTCCTGCTTGAAGAATTTAAAAATAAATTTCCTATTCCTTTAGTGCATGTTTGGCAGAAGGATAATGGTTTTCAACTAGCTCGCATACGTAACAAAGCTATGGCAAAAGCAAAAGGAGAGTACATCGTACAGATTGATGGGGACCTTATTCTTCACAAAAGCTTTGTTAGGGATCATTTTAAATTTAGAAAAGAAAAAAGTTTTGTTACGGGTAGCAGAGTAATGCTTTCCAAGGAGTTGTCGGAGCGCTTACTTGCAAATCAAATCATAAAAGTGTCATTGTTTTCAAAAGGAGTATCAAATTTTTTTAATGGAGTGAGGATGCCTTTTATAGCCAGGCGAATGGAGCGATATAGAAACAGAGATGTAATGTATGTGAGGGGATGTAACATGGCATTCTGGAAAAGGGATATTTTTGCTGTAAATGGATACAACGAATCCTTCGTAGGATGGGGACGAGAAGACAATGATATTGCTGTGAGATTGAATAATGCCGGGTTGAAAAAAAGGGCTATGAAGCACGCCGGTATAGTTTTTCATATTTTTCATACGATAAAATCCAGGGCCGATTTAGAAGAGAACGATATTTTGTTAAAGCAAGCAATTGAAAATGGTATTATCCTCTCTCCAAAAGGTTTAGATCAATATCTTTAA
- a CDS encoding glycosyltransferase translates to MIGKRILYQMLDNPLGKNHGNKTWSLQLLKYFKIRGFEVDFISDKEWGMWSAADVEAIHKTGLVKSVHILDRKPSKKNILRYFFQHKLPHFFIKRKAGFYAPAISDHITLFYQRQFDKILKNNEYDFIYINYVTCYSLIKNNPYLGSAIKIIDTHDFFTSQFQRKKNFDIGKAFREEIKRLSLFDNIWTVSVEEHYIFSQFCDKKVSLVQTMLDKPSLDSMVPFDEKEYDIIYVASDIIHNKVSASWFFSEVYPSLPSSLKICVIGKITDHLSEYPNVHKIRFVDDLGAFYAKTRIAICPMLSGTGIKVKVVEALSFGLPVVCNPRGVDGLLNKVNNGCTVVENGMQFAIAITALLTDRELYSRQSKQAESSFDLFFSTKSAYKKLDAIFAKSHID, encoded by the coding sequence ATGATTGGTAAAAGGATTTTATATCAAATGCTTGATAATCCGCTGGGGAAAAATCATGGTAATAAGACTTGGAGTTTGCAGTTATTGAAATATTTTAAAATTCGGGGATTTGAAGTTGACTTTATTAGCGACAAGGAATGGGGCATGTGGTCTGCTGCTGATGTAGAAGCAATACACAAAACAGGCCTGGTCAAATCAGTTCATATTCTTGATCGTAAACCTTCAAAAAAAAATATCCTTCGTTATTTTTTTCAACACAAACTTCCACATTTCTTTATAAAAAGAAAAGCGGGCTTTTATGCCCCAGCCATAAGCGATCATATTACTCTCTTTTATCAAAGACAGTTCGACAAAATTTTAAAGAATAACGAGTATGATTTTATTTACATCAATTATGTTACCTGCTACAGCCTTATAAAAAACAACCCCTACCTTGGAAGTGCTATAAAAATTATAGACACACATGACTTTTTTACATCACAATTTCAAAGAAAAAAGAATTTTGATATAGGAAAAGCCTTCAGGGAGGAAATAAAGCGTCTTTCTTTATTCGATAACATTTGGACAGTTTCTGTAGAAGAACATTATATATTCAGCCAGTTTTGTGATAAAAAGGTAAGTCTTGTACAAACTATGCTTGACAAGCCATCTCTCGATTCGATGGTGCCTTTTGACGAGAAAGAGTACGATATCATCTATGTGGCGAGTGACATCATCCATAACAAGGTTTCTGCAAGCTGGTTTTTCAGTGAAGTATACCCTTCATTACCCTCAAGCTTAAAAATATGTGTTATTGGTAAAATAACCGACCATTTATCGGAATACCCCAATGTGCATAAAATACGTTTTGTTGATGATTTGGGCGCTTTTTATGCAAAGACTAGAATAGCGATTTGTCCAATGCTTTCGGGCACGGGAATCAAAGTAAAAGTAGTGGAGGCTTTATCGTTTGGATTACCTGTTGTTTGCAATCCGAGAGGAGTAGACGGCCTTTTAAACAAAGTAAACAACGGCTGTACAGTGGTTGAAAACGGAATGCAATTTGCTATCGCTATTACCGCCCTCCTGACGGACAGAGAACTCTATTCCCGGCAGAGCAAACAAGCAGAATCAAGTTTTGACTTGTTTTTCAGTACAAAATCTGCCTATAAAAAACTAGATGCAATTTTCGCCAAGAGCCATATCGATTAA
- a CDS encoding glycosyltransferase family 2 protein, with amino-acid sequence MFTVSVLITTYNWPEALTLSIQSVLLQSILPMEIVICDDGSADSTRLVVNDLAKSSPIPIIHIWQEDQGFRVAQIRNKGIAAAKGDYIIQIDGDIILQRDFVRDHIRFAKHKYFATGSRVLFSKRVTDQLLISGLHLNGSLLFKSRNKLNEIRLPFLQEMFAGFYKNRGRYQYYVKGCNMAFWKKDLLLVNGYDESFIGWGREDNDIAIRLINSGIKKRFLKFGAVCYHFHHPIFSRDLDAENIKKMTQAISQKLTFVEKGLSQYL; translated from the coding sequence ATGTTTACTGTATCCGTATTAATAACTACCTATAATTGGCCGGAGGCATTAACGCTGAGTATACAGAGCGTTTTACTTCAAAGCATTCTGCCAATGGAAATTGTAATATGTGACGATGGATCGGCCGATTCAACAAGGCTGGTAGTAAACGATTTGGCTAAATCAAGCCCCATTCCAATCATCCATATATGGCAGGAGGACCAGGGATTTCGGGTAGCACAGATAAGAAATAAAGGTATTGCAGCTGCCAAGGGGGATTACATCATTCAGATTGACGGCGACATTATTCTTCAAAGAGATTTTGTAAGAGATCATATCCGGTTTGCAAAGCACAAATATTTTGCAACAGGAAGCAGAGTATTATTTTCAAAAAGAGTAACAGACCAGCTTTTGATAAGCGGATTGCATTTAAATGGGAGTCTTTTATTCAAAAGCAGAAATAAGCTAAATGAAATAAGATTGCCATTTTTACAAGAAATGTTTGCGGGTTTTTACAAAAACCGGGGAAGATATCAATATTATGTCAAAGGCTGCAATATGGCATTCTGGAAGAAAGATCTGCTTTTGGTGAACGGCTATGATGAATCTTTTATAGGCTGGGGACGCGAAGACAATGATATAGCAATTAGGCTTATTAATAGTGGTATAAAAAAGAGGTTTCTAAAATTTGGCGCCGTCTGTTACCACTTTCATCATCCAATTTTTAGTCGTGATCTTGATGCGGAGAACATAAAAAAAATGACACAGGCAATTTCACAAAAGCTAACTTTTGTGGAAAAGGGATTAAGCCAGTATTTATAA
- a CDS encoding LON peptidase substrate-binding domain-containing protein, protein MTNFIPIFPLQVVVFPGEDLNLHIFEPRYKQLISECFEQKKPFGIPAVIGSELKDYGSLIYIEEIAATYANGEMDIKTKGDKVFRILEVIKTIPDKLYSGAIVNYPNNELEGDQQVMKMLVTKMKDLHAGLQVKKNFHKEDHELNSYDIAHHSGLTLEQEYEFLQLTMERQRQEYLKRHFEAALPAFDEMKQLREKIQMNGHFKNLSGFDLK, encoded by the coding sequence ATGACCAATTTTATTCCCATATTTCCGCTCCAGGTAGTCGTATTCCCGGGAGAAGATCTGAATCTGCATATTTTTGAACCGCGGTATAAACAATTGATAAGCGAATGTTTTGAACAAAAAAAGCCATTTGGCATACCAGCTGTAATTGGGAGTGAGCTAAAAGATTATGGCTCGTTGATCTACATCGAAGAAATTGCGGCAACCTACGCCAATGGTGAAATGGATATTAAGACCAAAGGAGATAAGGTTTTCAGGATACTCGAAGTAATCAAAACGATTCCCGATAAGTTGTATTCAGGGGCTATTGTTAACTATCCCAATAACGAGTTGGAGGGGGATCAGCAGGTAATGAAGATGCTGGTGACAAAAATGAAAGACCTGCATGCCGGTTTACAGGTTAAAAAGAATTTTCATAAAGAAGATCATGAATTGAATTCCTACGACATCGCTCACCATTCGGGCCTTACCCTGGAGCAGGAATATGAGTTTTTGCAATTAACCATGGAGCGCCAGCGGCAGGAGTACTTAAAAAGACATTTCGAGGCTGCCCTGCCTGCTTTTGACGAAATGAAACAATTAAGAGAAAAAATACAGATGAACGGTCATTTTAAAAACCTGTCTGGATTTGATCTGAAGTAG
- a CDS encoding type III pantothenate kinase: MSTTLCFDFGNTRKKVAVFTNGEIAKVLTLEDDATATINSIISTYRPNRSILSSVINHNPELEDVLKKNTRFHLLNHASKLPVTTPVGKPETIGADRLAIAAGGVHLFPGKNLLLIGLGTCITINFVNKYKEFLGGSISPGLEMRLKSLQYYTAKLPYTPAKADVPLIGYDTDTNILSGVILGMSYELDGFIDAYSAKFDNFNVVLTGGDTQHLASHVKNRIFADPDLIFKGLYAISEINNA; encoded by the coding sequence ATGTCCACTACTCTTTGTTTTGACTTTGGTAATACCAGGAAGAAAGTCGCCGTGTTTACAAATGGCGAAATTGCGAAAGTGCTGACGTTGGAAGATGACGCCACAGCTACCATTAATTCAATAATAAGTACTTACCGGCCTAACAGGTCAATACTTTCTTCCGTTATTAATCACAACCCGGAGCTGGAGGATGTGCTGAAAAAGAATACCCGCTTCCATTTGTTGAATCATGCGTCAAAGTTGCCTGTAACAACGCCGGTAGGCAAGCCTGAAACAATTGGTGCAGACCGGTTAGCGATAGCTGCGGGAGGAGTTCATCTTTTTCCCGGGAAAAACCTGTTACTTATAGGCCTGGGTACCTGCATTACTATCAATTTTGTAAATAAGTATAAAGAGTTCCTGGGCGGATCTATTTCCCCCGGCCTGGAAATGAGGTTAAAATCCCTGCAATACTACACGGCAAAACTCCCATATACCCCTGCGAAGGCCGATGTTCCTTTAATTGGATATGATACTGATACGAACATATTATCAGGCGTTATTTTGGGAATGTCCTATGAATTAGATGGATTTATAGATGCATATAGTGCTAAATTTGACAACTTTAACGTGGTATTAACCGGCGGTGATACACAACATTTGGCATCACACGTTAAAAACAGGATATTTGCCGACCCTGATTTAATATTTAAAGGTCTTTATGCGATTAGTGAAATTAACAATGCTTAG
- the lptC gene encoding LPS export ABC transporter periplasmic protein LptC: MKRFLIFIAALGWFSCENSESDIKALSGKKIQKDESIKVESFLSQGGVVKARLTAPVMLRVMAQMGVDTPYVEFPKKLHVDFYNEQKMVESRLDSKYGRYFESLNKVYLRDSVKVISIKGDTLTCDDLWWDQSQQKFYTDKPAKLRSPDNFIDAKFGLEATQDFKDIKFKEVKDSRILTEEGAVPSGQ, encoded by the coding sequence TTGAAAAGGTTTTTGATCTTTATAGCAGCTCTGGGTTGGTTCTCCTGCGAGAACAGCGAGAGCGATATCAAAGCCCTGTCCGGCAAAAAGATTCAAAAAGATGAGTCCATTAAGGTGGAAAGTTTTCTCTCCCAGGGTGGTGTTGTAAAAGCCCGGCTAACAGCCCCCGTAATGCTGCGCGTAATGGCGCAAATGGGAGTGGATACCCCTTACGTGGAATTTCCTAAAAAATTGCATGTAGACTTTTACAATGAGCAGAAAATGGTAGAGAGCCGCCTGGATAGCAAGTACGGGCGCTATTTTGAATCTCTAAACAAAGTATACCTGCGGGACAGTGTAAAAGTGATTAGCATTAAAGGAGATACGCTCACCTGTGATGATCTTTGGTGGGACCAGAGTCAGCAAAAATTTTATACCGATAAACCTGCCAAGCTCAGGTCGCCCGATAACTTTATTGACGCGAAATTTGGCCTGGAAGCTACTCAGGATTTTAAAGATATTAAGTTTAAAGAGGTAAAAGATAGCCGTATTCTTACCGAAGAAGGCGCTGTTCCCAGCGGCCAGTAA
- a CDS encoding SDR family oxidoreductase, with product MSLRNKTAFITGASRGIGKAIALRLAKEGVNIVVAAKSVRENEKLGGTIFTAAAEIEGAGGRALAVPCDIRDEAMIQDAVAKTAAAFGGIDIVINNASAIALTKTGETKTNRFDLMHDINVRGTFLVVKNCLPYLTRSPHAHILTLSPPVNLNPKWLGNHIAYTMSKYNMTMMAQGWAEELKQVPVASNALWPKTTIDTAAVRNLLGGETLANMSRTTDIVADAAYYILKESPAECTGHSFIDEDVLRKNGITNFDHYAVKKDVSLYTDLFLD from the coding sequence ATGTCATTAAGAAATAAAACCGCATTTATTACAGGAGCCAGCCGCGGCATCGGTAAAGCTATCGCGTTGCGCCTGGCTAAAGAAGGTGTCAATATCGTTGTTGCTGCGAAATCTGTAAGGGAAAATGAGAAGCTCGGCGGCACTATATTTACAGCTGCCGCAGAAATAGAGGGCGCAGGAGGAAGGGCGCTTGCCGTACCCTGTGATATAAGAGACGAGGCTATGATACAGGATGCCGTGGCTAAAACAGCAGCAGCGTTTGGGGGTATTGATATAGTGATTAATAATGCTTCTGCTATTGCCCTTACTAAAACGGGGGAAACGAAAACCAACCGGTTCGACCTGATGCACGATATCAATGTAAGGGGCACTTTCCTGGTAGTAAAAAACTGTCTTCCTTATTTAACCCGATCTCCGCATGCACATATTCTTACTTTATCACCCCCCGTTAACCTGAACCCAAAATGGCTGGGCAACCATATTGCTTATACGATGAGCAAGTACAACATGACCATGATGGCCCAGGGTTGGGCGGAAGAGTTGAAGCAGGTTCCGGTGGCTTCTAACGCTTTGTGGCCTAAAACCACAATCGACACCGCAGCAGTGAGAAACCTCCTGGGCGGTGAGACTTTGGCAAACATGAGCCGTACCACTGATATAGTGGCCGACGCTGCTTATTATATCCTGAAGGAATCTCCGGCTGAATGTACCGGCCATAGCTTTATTGATGAAGATGTTTTAAGAAAAAATGGCATCACCAACTTTGATCATTATGCTGTAAAAAAGGACGTATCATTATATACCGACTTGTTTCTGGACTAG
- the lptB gene encoding LPS export ABC transporter ATP-binding protein — MTIRTKNLVKRYGQRTVVNNVSFEVNQGEIVGLLGPNGAGKTTSFYQVVGLIKPDEGNVFLNDENITKLPMYKRAQMGIGYLPQEASVFRKLSVEDNISAVLEMTKLSKTEQKEKLESLLAEFRLGHVRKSNGDVLSGGERRRTEIARALAVNPKFILLDEPFAGIDPIAVEDIQSIVAKLKFKNIGILITDHNVNETLSICDRAYLLIDGKIFEQGTAEALAANEQVRKLYLGRNFELKRKDYILEEAIRSSENQQSAPVEPTE; from the coding sequence ATGACCATACGTACAAAAAACCTGGTGAAGCGTTACGGCCAACGTACCGTTGTAAATAATGTTTCTTTTGAAGTAAACCAGGGCGAAATTGTGGGGCTGCTGGGACCCAACGGAGCCGGTAAAACGACCTCGTTTTACCAGGTGGTGGGTTTGATCAAACCAGATGAAGGCAATGTTTTCCTGAACGATGAGAACATTACCAAACTGCCCATGTATAAGCGGGCACAGATGGGCATCGGCTACCTGCCACAGGAGGCTTCTGTATTCAGAAAGCTAAGTGTGGAAGACAATATTTCGGCGGTGCTGGAAATGACCAAGCTCAGCAAAACAGAACAAAAAGAGAAGCTGGAATCACTGCTGGCAGAATTCAGGCTAGGCCATGTACGTAAAAGCAATGGTGATGTATTGAGTGGAGGTGAACGCCGCAGAACCGAAATTGCCCGTGCACTGGCGGTAAACCCCAAATTCATATTGCTGGATGAGCCCTTTGCCGGTATCGACCCGATAGCAGTAGAAGACATCCAAAGCATCGTTGCAAAGCTGAAGTTTAAAAATATCGGTATTCTTATTACCGACCACAACGTAAACGAAACCCTTTCCATTTGCGATCGCGCTTATTTGCTGATCGACGGGAAGATCTTTGAACAGGGGACAGCAGAAGCATTGGCGGCTAATGAGCAGGTACGTAAGTTATACCTGGGCCGGAACTTTGAGCTCAAACGGAAAGATTATATACTGGAGGAAGCGATCAGGAGTTCTGAAAATCAGCAATCGGCGCCTGTTGAACCTACAGAATAA
- a CDS encoding GH3 auxin-responsive promoter family protein, producing the protein MALLSPAISSLARMRQWRIDAWRSHPVDSQREVIQNLVTSAQYTEFGRKHNFHDIYNIRDFKKAVPICGYDDLKPYIERMMKGEQNLLWNSPIFWFAKSSGTTSDKSKFIPISEESLEDCHFKAAKDVLTMYYSYNPDSAMLTGKGLVLGGSHTINPVNNEAQYGDLSAVLLQNSPFWGHWLRTPDLEIALMDKWEDKLEKMALQTVNENVTSISGVPTWTLILFKRLLEMTGKQTISEIWPDLELYMHGGVSFTPYREQFKSIIGKPIHYLETYNASEGFFAANALPGDNGMVLFTDHGIFLEFMPMGEYGTVNPQTIGLKDVELNTNYALVISTNGGLWRYLLGDTIKFVSKDPYKIIVSGRVKHYINAFGEEVIVDNSDQAIDIACKKTGAVVNDYTAAPVYFSDNSNGAHEWLIEFEKEPASLEIFITELDTALQSINSDYEAKRYKNIALSLPKVHNMSKGSFNKWLQLKGKLGGQHKVPRLCNERKYVEEILAANATVS; encoded by the coding sequence ATGGCTCTGTTAAGTCCTGCCATATCATCTCTTGCCCGCATGCGTCAATGGCGCATTGATGCATGGCGTAGCCATCCTGTGGATTCGCAGCGGGAAGTGATTCAGAATCTCGTCACCTCGGCTCAATACACCGAGTTCGGCCGCAAACACAACTTCCACGATATTTATAATATCAGGGATTTTAAGAAAGCTGTTCCTATTTGCGGGTACGATGACCTGAAGCCGTATATAGAAAGAATGATGAAAGGAGAGCAAAACCTGCTTTGGAACAGTCCTATATTTTGGTTTGCCAAAAGCAGCGGCACCACCAGTGATAAAAGCAAGTTTATCCCGATTAGTGAAGAAAGCCTGGAAGATTGTCATTTTAAAGCCGCCAAAGATGTACTGACGATGTACTACAGCTACAACCCCGATAGCGCCATGCTTACCGGCAAAGGGCTGGTATTAGGAGGTAGTCACACCATTAATCCCGTGAATAACGAAGCCCAATATGGCGACCTGAGTGCCGTACTCTTACAAAACAGCCCGTTCTGGGGTCACTGGCTTCGTACACCCGATCTCGAAATTGCGTTGATGGATAAATGGGAGGATAAGCTGGAAAAAATGGCGCTTCAGACAGTCAATGAAAATGTAACCTCGATCAGCGGTGTTCCTACCTGGACATTAATACTGTTTAAACGGTTACTGGAAATGACGGGCAAACAAACAATTTCAGAAATATGGCCCGACCTGGAATTATACATGCATGGCGGCGTTTCGTTTACGCCCTACCGCGAGCAGTTTAAAAGCATTATTGGTAAACCTATTCACTACCTGGAGACTTATAATGCCAGTGAGGGCTTTTTCGCGGCCAACGCACTGCCTGGCGACAATGGTATGGTGTTATTTACCGACCATGGCATTTTCCTGGAATTTATGCCTATGGGAGAGTATGGCACGGTCAATCCTCAAACAATTGGTTTAAAAGATGTGGAACTCAACACCAACTATGCCCTGGTGATCAGCACTAACGGAGGCCTGTGGCGGTACTTACTGGGCGACACCATTAAATTTGTTTCTAAAGACCCCTACAAAATAATTGTCAGCGGCCGGGTAAAACATTATATCAATGCTTTCGGGGAAGAAGTAATTGTAGACAACAGCGACCAGGCTATTGATATCGCCTGTAAGAAAACCGGCGCCGTTGTAAATGATTACACAGCTGCGCCCGTTTATTTCTCTGATAACAGCAATGGCGCACATGAATGGCTGATAGAATTTGAGAAAGAACCAGCCAGCCTGGAAATTTTTATTACCGAACTGGATACTGCCCTGCAAAGCATCAACAGCGACTACGAAGCCAAACGGTACAAGAATATTGCGCTGAGCTTGCCCAAAGTACACAATATGTCCAAAGGGAGCTTCAATAAATGGCTGCAATTGAAGGGCAAATTGGGCGGTCAACATAAAGTACCCCGGCTTTGTAATGAGAGAAAATATGTGGAAGAGATTTTAGCGGCAAATGCTACTGTAAGCTAA
- a CDS encoding glycerol-3-phosphate dehydrogenase/oxidase, translating into MQHIFNRDYVLQQLGSREIWDVVVIGGGATGLGVALDAVSRGYTTLLVEQADFAKGTSSRSTKLVHGGVRYLAQGDVKLVREACIERGLLQKNAPHLVKNQTFIIPVYNVWDRIKYTLGLKVYDWIAGKLSLGKSVFVPRSETLKQLPGIKEKGLLGGVLYHDGQFDDSRLALNLAQSIAENGGLVLNYAEVTGLLKNKDGKLNGATIVDTEKSRSYQVKAKAIVNATGVFVDDILKMDDAEAGQTVVASQGIHLVVDKKFYPSAHALMIPETSDGRVLFAVPWHNEVVLGTTDTPVGQPSIEPRALEKEINFILQTASAYLDQPPTRKDVLSVFAGLRPLAAPQSGSQKTKEISRSHKIITSSSDLFTIIGGKWTTFRKMGEDMIDTIENQLQWPSQKTTTETKRIHGFSETVNWNDPFYFYGADAVALKKNINGAHNTWLSESLKIHAEQVRWAVQHEMARTVEDFLARRTRALLLDAKESIRICTNVAHIMAIELGRDNDWIQAQIEGYTKLATQYQLA; encoded by the coding sequence ATGCAGCATATTTTTAACCGCGATTACGTCTTGCAGCAACTGGGTTCCAGGGAAATCTGGGATGTAGTAGTTATTGGCGGTGGTGCTACAGGCTTAGGTGTAGCTTTAGATGCTGTATCCCGCGGTTATACCACCCTTTTAGTGGAGCAGGCTGATTTTGCCAAAGGCACTTCCAGCAGAAGCACGAAACTGGTTCACGGCGGAGTCCGTTACCTGGCCCAGGGTGATGTAAAGCTGGTACGGGAAGCCTGCATAGAAAGAGGACTGCTTCAGAAAAATGCGCCTCACCTGGTAAAGAACCAAACTTTTATAATTCCTGTTTACAATGTATGGGACAGAATAAAATATACCCTGGGTTTGAAGGTTTATGACTGGATTGCGGGGAAGTTGTCTTTAGGAAAATCTGTGTTTGTACCCAGAAGCGAAACCTTGAAGCAATTACCCGGCATTAAAGAAAAGGGGTTGCTGGGTGGTGTTTTATACCACGACGGACAATTTGATGATTCGAGGTTAGCCCTCAACCTGGCACAAAGCATTGCAGAGAACGGGGGATTGGTGCTGAATTATGCTGAAGTCACCGGACTCCTGAAAAATAAAGACGGTAAGCTCAATGGAGCAACTATTGTTGATACAGAAAAATCCAGATCTTACCAGGTAAAAGCCAAAGCCATTGTAAATGCAACAGGTGTTTTTGTAGATGATATCTTGAAAATGGATGATGCTGAGGCAGGCCAGACAGTAGTGGCCAGCCAGGGCATTCACCTGGTGGTTGATAAGAAGTTTTATCCCTCGGCTCATGCACTGATGATTCCCGAAACGAGTGACGGCCGTGTATTGTTTGCCGTTCCCTGGCATAATGAAGTAGTGCTGGGCACCACCGATACACCTGTAGGCCAGCCCAGCATAGAGCCCCGGGCATTAGAAAAGGAAATCAACTTCATATTGCAGACCGCATCGGCTTACCTGGATCAGCCCCCCACACGTAAGGATGTTTTAAGTGTATTTGCCGGTTTACGTCCGCTGGCAGCTCCTCAGAGTGGTTCCCAAAAAACCAAGGAAATTTCAAGGAGTCACAAGATCATCACCTCGTCATCTGATCTGTTTACGATCATTGGCGGCAAATGGACCACTTTCAGGAAAATGGGTGAGGACATGATTGATACCATTGAAAATCAGCTGCAATGGCCTTCCCAAAAAACTACTACCGAAACTAAAAGGATTCATGGCTTTAGTGAAACGGTGAACTGGAATGATCCTTTTTACTTTTATGGCGCAGACGCTGTGGCCTTAAAGAAAAATATCAATGGAGCCCATAACACCTGGTTGAGTGAAAGCCTTAAAATACACGCCGAGCAGGTGCGCTGGGCCGTGCAGCATGAAATGGCCCGGACCGTAGAAGATTTTTTAGCTCGAAGGACCAGGGCCCTCTTACTGGATGCAAAAGAGAGCATTAGAATATGTACTAATGTGGCGCATATTATGGCTATTGAATTAGGTCGTGATAACGATTGGATTCAGGCACAAATTGAAGGTTATACAAAGCTTGCAACACAGTATCAATTGGCGTAA